GACCCGCGCGGTGCTCGACCACACGGGCGGTCGGCGCGACGCCGCCCGGGGCAAGCGGGAGGAGCTGCTCCACGACGGTCTCTTCGGGCCCGAGGCGATGTTCGCGTTCTCGTGGCAGGTGGCGCTCCACGGCGAGCCGCTGACGCACGAGGAGATGGACGACCTGGCGCGCGCGGCCGCGCCGATCGTCAAGCTGCGCGGCTCCTGGACGGTGGTCGATCCCGAGGTGGCCCGGCGGGCCCGGAAGCGGCTGGTGCGCGCCGTACGGCCGACACAGGCGCTCGCCGCCGCGCTCACGGGGGTGGTGGACCTCGACGACGCGCCGGCGGAGGTGATCGTCGGGGCGTCGCTGCTCAAGGTGCGCGAGCGCATCACCGGCGCCGCGAGCCGGGAGCCGGTGCCGCCACCGGCGGGGCTGGAGGCGACGCTGCGCGACTACCAGCGGCACGGCCTCACCTGGCTGGCCGAGCTCACCGGTCTCGGGCTGGGCGCCTGCCTCGCCGACGACATGGGTCTCGGCAAGACCCTGACGCTCATCGCGCTCCACCTCCACCGGGCCGAGCGCGCGGCGGACGACCCCGAGCAGCCGCTGCGCCCGACCCTCGTGGTCTGCCCGGCCTCGCTCCTCGGCAACTGGGAGGCGGAGATCCGACGGTTCGCGCCCCGCGTCCCGGTGCGGCGGTTCCACGGCACGGCCCGCTCGCTGGGCGCGTCGCCGGAGGAGACCCTCGACGTGGGCCCCGGCACCGGGACGGACCCCGACGGCGATCCCGGCTTCGTGCTCACGACCTACGGCACGATGCGCAGCGACCTCACCGGTGAGACGCGCGCGCTGGCCGGGGTGCGCTGGGGACTGGTGGTGGCCGACGAGGCGCAGCACGTGAAGAACCCCGCCTCCGGCACCGCGCGGGCCCTGCGCCGGCTCGAGACCGACGCGCGTGTCGCGCTCACCGGCACGCCGGTGGAGAACAACCTCACCGAGCTCTGGGCGATCCTCGACTGGGCGACGCCGGGCCTGCTCGGCAGCCGCAACGCGTTCCGCAAGGTGTGGGCCGCGCCCATCGAGTCGGGCGTCGACCCGGAGAAGGCGCGGCAGTTCGCCGACCTCATCGGGCCGTTCCTGCTGCGCCGCCGCAAGTCCGACCCCGGCATCGCGCCCGAGCTGCCGCCGAAGACGGAGACCGACCACCTGCTCGACCTGACGCGGGAGCAGGTGGTGCTCTACGAGACCTACGTGCGTGACTGCATGGAGCGCATCCAGCGCTCCGACGAGGACGCCCGCCGCGGCCTGGTGCTGGCGATGCTCACCGGGCTCAAGCAGATCTGCAACCACCCCGCCCACTTCCTCAAGCAGAGCCAGGGGCGGATCGCGGGCCGCTCCGAGAAGCTCGACCTGCTCGACGAGCTCGTGCGCACCGTCGTCGCGGAGGGCTCGTCGGTGCTGGTCTTCACGCAGTACGTCGCGATGGCGCGCCTCGTCGAGCGCCACCTCGCGGCGGCCGGGGTCGGGCTGCAGCTCCTCCACGGGCAGACGCCCGTCGCGGAGCGGGAGCGCATGGTGGCCGCGTTCCAGGCCGGTCCGGAGGCGGGCGGGCCGCCCGTGTTCCTGCTGTCGCTCAAGGCCGGCGGCACGGGGCTCAACCTCACACGGGCCGACCACGTGGTGCACGTCGACCGCTGGTGGAACCCCGCGGTCGAGGAGCAGGCCACCGACCGGGCCTACCGGATCGGCCAGACCCGCCCCGTCCAGGTGCACCGCTTCGTCACGCGCGGCACGATCGAGGAGCGCATCGCCGAGCTGCTGCGCCGCAAGCGCGGCCTGGCCGACGCGGTGCTCGGCCGCGGCGAGGCCGCCCTCACCGAGCTCGACGATGCCGAGCTGCGCGACCTCGTCACCCTGCGTCGCGACCCCGGGGCGGTCTGACGTGGGGCCGGGGCCGGATGCAGGGCCGGAGGTCCGGGTCACCCACCCGCGCCTGGCGCCCCGCCGGTCGAGCGGACCCCGAGCGTGGTGGGCCAAGGCCTGGTCCCGGGCCGTCGAGGAGGCGGCCTTCTCCGAGCGCGACCACCGCGACGGGTCCCGGCTGGCCCGCGCGGGCATGGTGGGCGCCATCGGGGTCGGGCCGGGGTCGGCACTGGCGGCCGTCCGCGACGACGACGACGCCTGGACCGTGACCGTCGAGGTGCCCCGGTGCGACGCGGACGCCCTCGACGGGCTCGTCGAGGTGGTCGCCGCCGAGTCGGGCCGGATCGCCGCGCTCCTGGCCGGCGACCTGCCCCACCAGCTCGTCGAGGAGGCCGAGGAGGTGGGGGCCGAGCTGCTGCCGTACGGCGGGGAGCTCGCCACCACGTGCACCTGTCCGCACACGCTCGATCCCTGCGCCCACGCGCTCGCCGTGCTCGTGCAGCTCGGCTGGCTGCTGGCGGAGGACCCGTTCGTGCTGCTCGCGCTCCGTGGTCTCCCGCGGGAGGACCTGATGGCCCGGCTGCACGCGCGGGGTCCCGCGGGGACCGGAGGGACCGGGGACCCCGACCGGGCGGACCAGCCCGAGCAGCCCGACCAGCCTGACGAGCTCGACGTGGCGGTCGACGCCGCGCTCCGGGCCGCCCGGCTGCTGGCGGCCCTCGAGCGGGGCGAGGTGCCGGACCGCTGGTGACGCGCGCCCAGCCCGGGCCCTAGCGGTCGGCCACCAGCATCGACGCGCCGAGTCCGACCATCATCACGCCCCCGGTCGCGCCGAGGCGGTCGAGGCGGGCGGGTCGGCGGGCGAACCAGGCACGGGCCTGCGAGGCGACCAGGGCCCAGACGGAGTCCGACACGACCGCCATCGC
This Nocardioides alkalitolerans DNA region includes the following protein-coding sequences:
- a CDS encoding DEAD/DEAH box helicase, producing MSFVPLVGPATFRAGAVPRESAVVFTGGGREVELPVRAALPVLTRAQSDASAHPSVGLLAGAALLAVRMVAAGRFEPDERADCWRAVLEPDDHDRLTQLARARAHDDVDAAAAFAIGRAALDAVVDTMPRTPPSAGASLARGSRGSRPGVGSPRPAPTDAVPTPARAAFTDRLRERIQAAQRARAEESLPQLVTLSLRVEADEEELVAGAVRLVLQVHDERNPLHLCDAARLWTDDPEAHGGHGFGSRARTHAMIALREAAGAWPVLDRLLALAVPDEITLDSDEIVSLLEDGVGALRERGVDVLWPRSLGHDLTTRAVLDHTGGRRDAARGKREELLHDGLFGPEAMFAFSWQVALHGEPLTHEEMDDLARAAAPIVKLRGSWTVVDPEVARRARKRLVRAVRPTQALAAALTGVVDLDDAPAEVIVGASLLKVRERITGAASREPVPPPAGLEATLRDYQRHGLTWLAELTGLGLGACLADDMGLGKTLTLIALHLHRAERAADDPEQPLRPTLVVCPASLLGNWEAEIRRFAPRVPVRRFHGTARSLGASPEETLDVGPGTGTDPDGDPGFVLTTYGTMRSDLTGETRALAGVRWGLVVADEAQHVKNPASGTARALRRLETDARVALTGTPVENNLTELWAILDWATPGLLGSRNAFRKVWAAPIESGVDPEKARQFADLIGPFLLRRRKSDPGIAPELPPKTETDHLLDLTREQVVLYETYVRDCMERIQRSDEDARRGLVLAMLTGLKQICNHPAHFLKQSQGRIAGRSEKLDLLDELVRTVVAEGSSVLVFTQYVAMARLVERHLAAAGVGLQLLHGQTPVAERERMVAAFQAGPEAGGPPVFLLSLKAGGTGLNLTRADHVVHVDRWWNPAVEEQATDRAYRIGQTRPVQVHRFVTRGTIEERIAELLRRKRGLADAVLGRGEAALTELDDAELRDLVTLRRDPGAV
- a CDS encoding SWIM zinc finger family protein: MGPGPDAGPEVRVTHPRLAPRRSSGPRAWWAKAWSRAVEEAAFSERDHRDGSRLARAGMVGAIGVGPGSALAAVRDDDDAWTVTVEVPRCDADALDGLVEVVAAESGRIAALLAGDLPHQLVEEAEEVGAELLPYGGELATTCTCPHTLDPCAHALAVLVQLGWLLAEDPFVLLALRGLPREDLMARLHARGPAGTGGTGDPDRADQPEQPDQPDELDVAVDAALRAARLLAALERGEVPDRW